Proteins from a genomic interval of Polaribacter sp. Q13:
- the pyrE gene encoding orotate phosphoribosyltransferase, which translates to MSLNKDTAKKTAELLLQIKAIKLSPNDPFNWASGWKSPIYCDNRITLSYPPVRIFLKEAIAKIVELEYGKPDVIAGVATGAIAIGVLVAQELGVPFIYVRPEPKKHGRKNQIEGHLERGQNVVVIEDLISTGNSSLNAVEALKEAGAVVKGMVAIFSYGFDVATKNFEEKNVRLTTLSSYDNLLEQALDSNYITDKELITLNDWRKNPSEWKQ; encoded by the coding sequence ATGAGTTTAAACAAAGATACGGCAAAAAAAACGGCTGAACTTTTGTTGCAAATAAAAGCAATAAAGTTAAGTCCAAATGACCCTTTTAATTGGGCATCAGGTTGGAAATCTCCAATATACTGTGATAACAGAATTACGTTATCTTATCCTCCAGTTCGTATTTTTTTAAAGGAAGCAATTGCTAAAATTGTAGAATTAGAATATGGTAAGCCAGACGTAATTGCAGGTGTAGCTACAGGTGCAATTGCTATTGGTGTTTTAGTTGCGCAAGAATTAGGTGTTCCTTTTATTTATGTGAGGCCAGAGCCAAAAAAGCATGGAAGAAAGAACCAAATTGAAGGGCATTTAGAAAGAGGGCAGAATGTTGTGGTTATTGAAGATTTAATAAGTACAGGAAATAGTAGCTTAAATGCAGTAGAGGCTTTAAAAGAAGCAGGTGCTGTTGTAAAAGGTATGGTGGCTATTTTTTCTTATGGATTTGATGTTGCAACTAAAAATTTCGAGGAAAAAAACGTAAGATTAACCACTTTAAGTAGTTACGATAACTTACTAGAACAAGCTTTAGATAGTAATTATATTACAGATAAAGAGCTAATTACGTTAAACGATTGGAGAAAGAATCCAAGTGAGTGGAAACAATAA
- a CDS encoding SRPBCC family protein — protein MNINGNTVTIKKSAEEVFTFFSDLKNFEQLMPENIQKFEVDGESFIFGLPGMPEIRLVLKEKTPFSNITLGAASSKLPFTLAADINEVSEKNTEITLKFDGEFNAMMAMMIKKPLTKFVDTLTENIGKL, from the coding sequence ATGAATATAAACGGAAATACAGTTACCATTAAAAAATCTGCAGAAGAGGTGTTTACTTTTTTTTCAGATTTGAAAAATTTTGAGCAATTAATGCCAGAAAATATTCAAAAATTTGAAGTAGATGGAGAATCTTTTATTTTTGGTTTACCTGGTATGCCAGAAATTAGATTGGTATTAAAAGAAAAAACACCATTTTCTAATATTACTTTAGGTGCTGCAAGTAGTAAGTTACCTTTTACTTTAGCTGCGGATATTAATGAGGTTTCTGAAAAAAATACAGAAATAACTTTAAAATTTGACGGCGAGTTTAATGCAATGATGGCAATGATGATTAAAAAACCATTGACAAAATTTGTAGATACTCTAACAGAAAATATAGGGAAACTTTAA
- a CDS encoding SulP family inorganic anion transporter, with translation MTDFIRKILPNAKDDVLAGITVSLAMIPEVVAFAFVAQISPIVALFGAFVVGIISASFGGRPGLISGAAGAVAVIFVHMIQEGHAKGLLFDNPVENMGYFYLLAAVVLMGVIQIFAGIFKLGKFVRLIPHPVMMGFVNGLAIVIFMAQLGMFKENKKDFFGQNMRKTASKELVYKVSNNQVKDLMSDTVLFTIDGTSVKNSNTNQEVFVVSDGQVFDAKTKKVVFNASDEGFYSVKDSGVVKTTMQGNTLYIMIGLVLLTMFIVWGLPKLTTKIPAALTAILIVTLISIFSGLGSINVGDFIRNGGGAGLNGIAELSKNLNVVELWSNLPFNLDTLKFIAPYAFLAASVGLIETLMTMNLVDELTETRGNGNRECIAQGAGNIVSGAFGGTGGCGMIGQTVININAGGRGRLSGIMMALTLLTFILFADKYIEQVPIAALVGVMFMMVIETFAWSSFRILKKIPMSDAAVLIIVSAVTVFFDLAIAVFVGVIISALSFAWTSAKKIRARKRFKEDGTKIYEIWGPLFFGSITEFNGKFDIKNDPDVVEIDFVEARVSDHSAIEAIFNLVEKYQAAGKKITLKHLSEDCKLLLFKSSPVFKDVILEDIDDPRYHLAANPEDFPKPLGEYKF, from the coding sequence ATGACTGATTTTATTAGAAAAATATTACCAAATGCAAAAGATGATGTCCTTGCAGGAATAACCGTTTCCCTAGCAATGATACCAGAAGTTGTCGCTTTTGCCTTTGTAGCACAAATAAGTCCGATTGTGGCATTATTTGGTGCTTTTGTAGTAGGAATTATTTCAGCCTCTTTTGGTGGAAGACCAGGTTTAATCTCTGGGGCTGCAGGTGCCGTAGCAGTAATTTTTGTACACATGATACAAGAAGGACATGCAAAAGGATTGCTATTTGACAACCCAGTAGAAAACATGGGCTACTTTTATCTCTTAGCCGCCGTAGTATTAATGGGTGTAATACAAATATTTGCTGGTATTTTTAAATTAGGAAAATTTGTACGTTTAATTCCTCATCCTGTAATGATGGGATTTGTAAACGGTTTGGCCATCGTTATTTTTATGGCGCAATTGGGTATGTTTAAAGAGAATAAGAAAGATTTCTTCGGACAAAACATGCGTAAAACAGCCTCTAAAGAATTGGTTTATAAGGTTTCTAACAACCAAGTAAAAGATTTAATGTCTGATACGGTATTATTTACTATTGATGGTACTTCTGTTAAAAACAGCAATACAAACCAAGAAGTATTTGTAGTCTCAGACGGTCAGGTTTTTGATGCAAAAACTAAAAAGGTAGTTTTTAATGCTTCGGATGAAGGCTTTTATTCTGTAAAAGATAGTGGTGTTGTAAAAACAACCATGCAAGGAAATACTTTATATATAATGATTGGTTTGGTATTATTAACCATGTTTATTGTTTGGGGTTTACCTAAATTAACTACAAAAATTCCGGCAGCCTTAACAGCTATTTTAATTGTTACTTTAATTTCTATTTTTAGTGGTTTAGGCTCTATTAATGTTGGAGATTTTATTAGAAATGGTGGTGGTGCTGGTTTAAACGGAATTGCAGAACTTTCTAAAAACTTAAATGTTGTAGAACTGTGGAGCAACCTTCCTTTTAACTTAGATACTTTAAAATTTATTGCTCCGTATGCTTTTTTAGCGGCATCAGTTGGTTTAATAGAAACCTTAATGACCATGAATTTGGTTGATGAATTAACAGAAACTAGAGGAAACGGAAATAGAGAATGTATTGCCCAAGGAGCAGGAAACATTGTTAGTGGTGCCTTTGGCGGAACGGGTGGTTGTGGAATGATTGGACAAACAGTTATAAATATTAATGCTGGCGGACGCGGACGTTTGTCTGGTATTATGATGGCATTAACACTACTTACCTTTATTTTATTTGCTGATAAATATATTGAACAAGTACCAATCGCTGCACTTGTTGGGGTAATGTTTATGATGGTGATTGAAACCTTTGCTTGGTCTAGTTTTAGAATCTTAAAGAAAATACCAATGTCTGATGCTGCTGTATTAATCATAGTTTCTGCCGTAACGGTTTTCTTTGATTTAGCAATTGCTGTTTTTGTTGGGGTTATTATTTCTGCTTTATCTTTTGCTTGGACAAGTGCTAAAAAAATTAGAGCTAGAAAACGTTTTAAAGAAGACGGAACAAAAATTTATGAAATTTGGGGTCCTCTTTTCTTTGGAAGTATCACTGAGTTTAACGGTAAGTTTGATATAAAAAATGATCCTGATGTAGTAGAAATAGATTTTGTAGAAGCACGTGTTTCTGACCATTCTGCTATAGAAGCTATTTTTAATTTGGTTGAAAAATACCAAGCTGCAGGCAAAAAAATTACACTAAAACACTTAAGTGAAGATTGTAAATTGTTGCTATTTAAATCGAGCCCAGTTTTTAAAGATGTCATCTTAGAAGATATCGATGATCCTCGTTATCATTTAGCTGCAAATCCAGAGGATTTCCCTAAACCGTTAGGGGAATATAAGTTTTAG
- a CDS encoding DUF3427 domain-containing protein has protein sequence MNKVFNDSFKNSLLTGFIDKDLDSEALYQPELLVNRKIPRKKVLSTIIKELENCESFYISVAFVTTSGVAALINTFKILDDKGVKGKILVSQYLNFTQPEALKRLSQFKNIELKIVTKENSHSKGYIFKHSDYYNLVIGSSNLTSSALSTNKEWNMKVSARNSSSIVDKVITEFQDDFRIGEIVNEAYIEKYEAIYKKQFLVYKKSEEEFSKELNLEVIPNSMQKEALENLENLREKNNKALIISATGTGKTFLAAFDAKAFNPKKLLFVVHRLNIAKKAMETFQTIFGDSKTMGLYSGQQRELDKDFVFSTVQTISKTNHLEQFENDFFDYIIIDESHRSGADSYVRLIEYFNPKFLLGMTATPDRTDDKDIYSLFDHNIAYEIRLNKAMEENMLIPFHYYGVTDLSLNDEVLEKESDFRLLTANERVSKIISKIEFYGSDNGITRGLVFCSFKNEAKELSEKFNEIGYKTVALTGDSSEDERAKAIELLESDNLSIKLDYIFTVDIFNEGIDIPKINQVIMIRPTQSAIIFIQQLGRGLRKTDNKYYLTVIDFIGNYKNNYLIPIALYGDTSFNKDKIRKLISEGSSMIPGESTINFDEITKERIYASIDSAKMQLLTDLKIDYNNLKSRIGRIPMMMDFVRNEAREPFSFIEYSKSYYNFINKVDKSFDKKLDAKYSELLELFSKEINNAKRVEESFILKELLCRNELSVSKLNEIIFDKYQYKPSLETIKSCISNINFGFIRKEEEIIFLENDVLKLHDEFLKILSNDIFKEFLLDSIKYSINTFNNNFEKDLYKDGLLLFNKYSRKDVCRLLNWENDISSTVYGYRTRNEITPCFVTYHKSDDIEDTIKYNDYFVSPSVFAWESRSNRKLSSNEIKNVINSKRILLFVKKEDAEGTDFYFMGDASIIKDSIQQAEMPESGKPVVHFKFQLEQPVKDDLYNYITSINRKKEPLTIVKPEEQLGKKEVELKLSEFTIPLYDFYAAAGSFSEMQDEREYNLTSAPEKYATDDYFACKVIGESMNKIIPNNSICIFKKNVSGSRSGKILLIENRDSFDPDFNSAFTVKTYSSEKTVSEEGWQHDAIVLKPNSYDKSFENIILNEDNITEMRVIGEFVEVLN, from the coding sequence GGAAAAATACTTGTTTCTCAATATTTAAACTTTACACAACCTGAAGCTTTAAAAAGGCTATCTCAGTTTAAGAACATAGAATTAAAAATAGTAACTAAAGAAAATTCACACTCTAAAGGTTATATTTTTAAACATTCAGATTATTATAATTTAGTAATTGGAAGTAGTAATTTAACTTCTTCGGCATTATCTACTAATAAAGAATGGAATATGAAAGTTTCTGCAAGAAACTCAAGTTCTATAGTAGATAAAGTAATCACTGAATTTCAAGATGATTTTAGAATAGGAGAAATTGTAAATGAAGCTTATATAGAAAAATATGAAGCTATTTATAAAAAGCAATTTCTAGTTTATAAAAAGAGTGAAGAAGAGTTTTCTAAAGAACTTAACTTAGAAGTAATTCCAAACTCAATGCAAAAAGAAGCATTAGAGAATTTAGAAAACTTACGAGAGAAAAACAACAAAGCGTTAATAATATCTGCAACTGGAACAGGTAAAACATTTTTAGCAGCTTTTGATGCGAAAGCATTTAACCCGAAAAAACTATTATTTGTTGTTCACAGGTTAAACATTGCAAAAAAGGCAATGGAAACCTTTCAAACTATTTTTGGAGACAGTAAAACAATGGGATTGTACTCTGGGCAACAAAGGGAATTAGATAAGGATTTTGTTTTTTCAACAGTACAAACTATTTCAAAAACAAATCATCTAGAACAATTTGAAAACGATTTTTTCGACTACATAATTATAGATGAATCACATCGTTCAGGAGCAGATTCTTACGTTCGATTGATAGAGTATTTCAATCCTAAGTTTCTTCTAGGAATGACGGCAACACCTGACAGAACTGATGACAAAGATATTTACAGTCTTTTTGACCATAATATAGCATATGAAATTAGACTGAATAAAGCAATGGAAGAGAACATGCTTATTCCCTTTCATTATTATGGTGTAACAGATTTAAGTTTAAATGATGAAGTACTTGAAAAAGAATCAGATTTTAGGCTTTTAACAGCAAATGAAAGAGTTTCAAAGATTATTTCAAAAATTGAATTTTATGGTTCGGATAATGGCATAACTAGAGGATTGGTTTTTTGTTCATTTAAAAATGAAGCAAAAGAATTGTCTGAAAAATTTAATGAAATAGGTTATAAGACGGTTGCTTTAACAGGAGACAGTTCCGAAGATGAAAGAGCAAAGGCAATAGAACTATTAGAAAGTGATAATTTATCTATAAAACTAGACTACATATTTACTGTTGATATTTTTAATGAAGGAATAGATATTCCTAAAATTAATCAAGTTATAATGATTCGTCCAACACAATCAGCAATAATATTTATTCAACAATTAGGAAGAGGTTTAAGGAAAACTGACAATAAATATTATTTAACTGTCATTGACTTTATTGGTAATTATAAAAACAATTATTTAATTCCAATAGCTTTATATGGAGACACTTCTTTTAATAAAGATAAAATTAGAAAGTTAATTTCTGAAGGTAGTAGTATGATTCCAGGAGAATCTACTATTAATTTTGATGAAATTACGAAAGAAAGAATATATGCTTCAATTGATTCTGCAAAGATGCAATTGCTTACGGATTTAAAAATAGATTACAATAACTTAAAAAGCAGAATTGGACGAATTCCAATGATGATGGATTTTGTAAGGAATGAAGCTAGAGAGCCATTTTCATTCATTGAATATTCTAAGTCATATTATAATTTTATCAATAAAGTTGATAAGTCATTTGACAAAAAGTTAGATGCAAAATACTCTGAATTATTAGAACTTTTTTCAAAAGAGATAAATAATGCAAAAAGGGTTGAAGAAAGTTTTATTTTAAAAGAATTACTTTGTAGAAATGAACTGAGTGTTTCAAAACTGAATGAAATTATATTTGATAAATATCAATATAAACCAAGTTTAGAAACTATTAAATCTTGTATTTCAAACATCAATTTTGGCTTTATTCGAAAGGAAGAGGAAATCATATTTCTAGAAAATGATGTACTCAAATTGCATGATGAATTTTTAAAGATACTATCTAACGATATTTTTAAAGAATTTCTTCTGGACTCAATAAAGTATTCAATTAATACTTTCAATAATAATTTTGAAAAAGATCTTTATAAAGATGGATTGTTGTTGTTTAATAAATACAGCCGTAAGGATGTTTGTAGATTGTTAAACTGGGAAAATGATATAAGTAGCACTGTTTATGGCTACAGAACAAGAAATGAAATCACTCCCTGTTTCGTTACTTATCATAAATCTGATGATATTGAAGATACTATAAAATATAACGATTACTTTGTTTCTCCTTCAGTTTTTGCTTGGGAGTCAAGGTCAAACAGGAAACTTTCTAGTAATGAAATAAAGAATGTAATCAATTCAAAACGCATACTATTGTTTGTGAAAAAAGAAGATGCGGAAGGAACTGATTTTTATTTTATGGGTGACGCATCAATTATTAAAGATTCTATTCAGCAAGCAGAAATGCCTGAATCTGGAAAACCAGTTGTTCATTTTAAATTCCAATTGGAACAACCTGTAAAAGATGATTTGTATAATTATATAACATCTATCAATAGGAAAAAAGAACCTTTAACCATAGTAAAGCCTGAAGAACAATTAGGTAAAAAAGAAGTAGAACTAAAATTATCAGAATTCACAATTCCTTTATATGATTTCTACGCAGCAGCAGGAAGCTTTAGTGAAATGCAAGATGAAAGAGAATACAATTTAACATCAGCTCCTGAAAAATACGCTACAGATGATTATTTCGCTTGTAAAGTGATTGGAGAATCAATGAATAAGATTATTCCTAATAATTCAATATGCATATTCAAAAAAAATGTAAGTGGTTCTCGTAGTGGAAAAATTTTATTAATTGAAAATAGAGACTCATTTGATCCTGATTTTAATTCGGCTTTTACTGTTAAAACATATTCAAGCGAGAAAACAGTTTCTGAAGAAGGTTGGCAGCATGATGCAATTGTATTAAAACCTAATTCTTATGATAAGAGTTTTGAAAATATAATCTTAAATGAAGATAATATTACTGAAATGAGAGTTATTGGGGAATTTGTCGAAGTTTTAAATTAA
- a CDS encoding biotin--[acetyl-CoA-carboxylase] ligase: MKIIKLSATDSTNSFLKDLSQNSTLENFTTIVAQNQTKGRGQQHTIWESAPYKNLTFSTFISFENLKIVHKKYLNFAISLAIYDVLFAKKLPKTSIKWPNDILSANKKVCGILIENTFYGDRIKNSFVGIGLNVNQESFPAYLTNATSLKLETGATYNLDNLLTTIIEEFQQKIKLLTSQKFNLLEEQYLDVLYKKNIPTMFKNSKDEIFMGMISGISDFGKLQIQLEDDSITEFGLKEISFL, from the coding sequence TTGAAAATAATCAAACTTAGTGCCACCGATTCTACAAATTCTTTTTTAAAGGATTTATCGCAAAATTCTACCCTAGAGAATTTTACTACTATTGTGGCTCAAAACCAAACAAAAGGTAGAGGCCAACAGCATACAATATGGGAGTCTGCACCTTATAAAAACCTCACATTCAGCACATTTATATCTTTTGAAAATTTAAAAATAGTGCACAAAAAATATTTAAACTTTGCTATTTCTTTGGCTATTTATGATGTTTTATTCGCTAAAAAACTTCCTAAAACTTCTATAAAATGGCCTAACGACATTCTGTCAGCAAACAAAAAAGTTTGCGGTATTTTAATAGAAAATACTTTTTACGGAGATAGAATTAAGAATTCTTTTGTAGGAATTGGACTAAATGTGAATCAAGAATCATTTCCAGCATACTTAACCAATGCCACTTCTTTAAAACTAGAAACAGGCGCTACTTATAATTTAGATAATTTATTAACTACTATTATAGAAGAATTTCAACAAAAAATAAAATTGCTAACTTCTCAAAAGTTCAATCTTTTAGAAGAACAGTATTTAGATGTATTGTATAAAAAAAATATCCCTACTATGTTTAAAAATAGTAAGGATGAAATTTTTATGGGTATGATTTCGGGTATTTCCGATTTCGGAAAATTACAAATTCAATTAGAAGATGATTCTATAACTGAATTTGGATTGAAAGAAATATCGTTCCTTTAA
- a CDS encoding NUDIX hydrolase, which yields MYKVFVNDSPIIITSSTKKENIFPVYNFKNVVILEIIDKLRNNELKGINLYSTDLEQDWKSFLSNMKLIPAAGGLVLNPENNVLFIYRNGIWDLPKGWVEKGETIETAAIREVEEECGITNLTLRQPLITTYHIYFHKGIKLKQTYWFLMSSDYSDTLTPQLEEGITEVGFKNKSEIKTALKNTYANIHLVYQAYIDTCI from the coding sequence ATGTATAAAGTTTTTGTAAATGATTCGCCAATAATTATCACTTCTTCTACAAAAAAAGAAAATATTTTTCCTGTTTACAATTTTAAGAATGTAGTTATTTTAGAAATCATAGATAAATTAAGGAATAATGAGCTTAAAGGGATTAATTTATACTCTACAGACTTAGAGCAAGATTGGAAATCTTTTTTAAGTAATATGAAACTCATTCCCGCCGCTGGCGGATTGGTTTTAAACCCAGAAAACAACGTACTATTTATTTATAGAAATGGTATTTGGGATTTACCAAAAGGTTGGGTTGAAAAAGGAGAAACAATAGAAACCGCAGCAATTAGAGAGGTAGAAGAAGAGTGTGGCATTACAAATCTTACACTTCGCCAACCTTTAATTACTACCTATCATATTTATTTTCATAAAGGAATAAAACTAAAACAAACCTATTGGTTTTTAATGTCTTCTGATTATTCAGATACGTTAACCCCTCAACTAGAAGAAGGAATTACAGAAGTTGGTTTTAAAAATAAATCAGAAATTAAGACTGCTTTAAAAAATACCTATGCCAATATACATTTGGTATATCAAGCATATATAGATACTTGTATTTAA